Part of the Desulfocurvus vexinensis DSM 17965 genome, TAAGGCTTCGCCCCAACTGAGAAACATGCTCCTGCTCAGCCAGGAGTCGGTCAAGGTCAACAGACAGGGCGTTGTGAGCATCAAAGCCGGACGCGGTGAATCCAAGCACCGTTACTACGCTGAAGAACTGGCGCACATGGCTGGCGAACATGTTGCCGTGCTCTTCAACCCCGAAAGCCTGTCGGATGACGTTGAAATTTACACCCTGGACGGCAGGCACGTCTGCACCGCTCGCTGGTTGAAGACTGTGGCCTTCAATGACCGCAAGGCCGGGCGCGAACACGCCAAGCACAAGGCCCGTAGAGCCAAGCATATCAAACAGGCCGCAAATGAAGCAGCTCTCATCAGCGATCTTGAATTCCAGCAGCTTGGCGTGAACAAGCCTGTTTCTGAAAATCCCGTTCCCGCCAAGACACTCACCATGCTTTCCGAAAAAGAAGTGTCTGAAAAGATTGAGCAAACAGTATCCCCCGAACGGCAGCGCCAACTCAGGGAGATTCTTCAGAAAAATATCATGGCTGAGGATAACGACGTGTTTCCTTTTGCCGCACATGGTTAACCAGTAGCCCGGAGGAGCACCACAATGGAAGCTACAAATGACCGCGTACAGCTTGACCAGGACAGCTTGAAAGAGGCTGTGCGCAAGGAAATGAACCGGCTGGGGCTGAGTCAGACCAGACTTGCCAAGGAATCGGGAATCAACCAGACGCGCCTGTCTTTGTGGTTTTCCGGCAAGTATTCCGGCGATATCGAGGCTGTTGCCACGGCCATTTCCCGCTGGCTGAACGCGGTTCAGGAACGGGATCAGGAAGCCAACCGCATGAGCGCGGCCCCGGACTGGCGGCCTACACCCACGGCGAACGGCATCATCGGAGCGCTCAGGTATGCGCACCGCGCCGGGGATATCGCCCTTGTGTACGGCGGGGCTGGCGTGGGCAAGACCTGCACCGCCCGTCACTATCAGGAAAACCATCCCAACGTGTGGGTCGCCACCATGAGTCCGGCCATGAACAGCGTGGCCGCCTGCCTTGAGCGCGTTGCGCTCGCCATTGGCCTGCCCGAAGCCCAGCCCAGCGCCGTGAAGACGGAAAACGCCATTGTTGCCCGTCTTGAGAACACCGGCGGCCTGCTGATCGTGGACGAGGCCCAACACCTGCCTGTTTGCGGCCTGGAGGCTATCAGGAGCGTTCACGACGCCACCGGCCTTGGCTTGGCCCTCATGGGCAATGAAAGCATCTACAGCCGCATTACCGGCGGCGGACGGCAGGCCCACTTCGCGCAACTGTTCAGCCGCGTCGGCTACCGCGTGAGGCTGGGCAATCCCTCCGCCGGAGACGTGGAAGCACTGCTTGCCGCCTGGAACATCTTTGAAGGCAA contains:
- a CDS encoding AAA family ATPase; amino-acid sequence: MEATNDRVQLDQDSLKEAVRKEMNRLGLSQTRLAKESGINQTRLSLWFSGKYSGDIEAVATAISRWLNAVQERDQEANRMSAAPDWRPTPTANGIIGALRYAHRAGDIALVYGGAGVGKTCTARHYQENHPNVWVATMSPAMNSVAACLERVALAIGLPEAQPSAVKTENAIVARLENTGGLLIVDEAQHLPVCGLEAIRSVHDATGLGLALMGNESIYSRITGGGRQAHFAQLFSRVGYRVRLGNPSAGDVEALLAAWNIFEGKSQSLCMEIAKQAVGRCTVFLDTELGVRDPQEVFDDEGWNEGQR